GCCCGTATTAAAAGTCGAAAACCTCTGTGTTGAATTGGAAAAGAATCATCGACCTTTGATTTCCAATGTCAGCTTTGAGATCAAAGCAGGGGAGATTTTTGCACTGGTAGGCGAGTCGGGCAGTGGTAAATCTCTCACTTCACTGGCGATTATGCGCCTGTTGCCTGAAGCTTTGCAGGTGTCTTCGGGCGCTATTTCGCTTAACCATCAAGGCCTATTCTCATTGCCTGAGTACCAAATGCAAAAAGTGCGTGGTAGACAGGTTGCCATGATTTTCCAAGAACCGATGACATCCTTGAACCCAGTCATGAAAGTGGGGGATCAGGTTGCAGAAGTGCTTAGAGTACATCTGGGCATGAATCGTAAAACCGCTAGGGAAAAAGTCGTCAGTCTGTTTGATGAAGTCGGTATTCCTAATCCAGAAGAACGTTATGACTGGTATCCGCATCAATTATCCGGCGGTCAGAAACAACGAGTCATGATTGCGATGGCGCTTGCCTGTGAGCCTGATTTATTGATTGCCGACGAGCCAACAACTGCCTTGGATGTCACCATTCAGGCGCAAGTGTTGAATCTGCTTAAACAAATTCGAGATGACCGTGGTTTGGCGATATTGTTCATCACGCATGATATGGGTGTGGTCAATGAAATTGCCGATCGCGTTGCTGTGATGAAAGACGGTGAAATTGTCGAGCAAGCAGAGACAGGGCATTTCTTTACCGATCCGCAACATCCTTACACGCAAAAGCTGTTGTCAGATGCAATTCCAAAACGAGAAAGTTTTGAAGATGAAGCTTTAAGTACTGTTCAAAATCTTTTGCAAGTGAATGATTTGAAAGTTTATTTCCCAATCAAGAAAGGCATCTTTCAACGCACAGTTGGCCATGTTAAAGCGGTGGATGGCGTCAACTTAACCATTCCAAAAGGGCAGACATTGGCGCTGGTAGGTGAGTCAGGCAGCGGTAAAAGCACTATTGGACAAGCCATTTTAAAACTGGTGGATGCCACTGCTGGGCAAGTAAACTTTACCAATGACCAAGCTGCTCAAGCCATTAACTTGGTGGACTTATCCGAAAAAGCTATGAAGCCTTTTCGTAAAAAGGTGCAGGTGATATTCCAAGACCCGTTTTCGGCACTGAATCCAAGAATGACCATAAACGAAATTATTCGCGAAGGTATGAACAGCCTACAGGTTGGCCCTAAAAGCAGAGTTGAGCAAGACAAACGTATTGAGTCATTGTTGGAGCAAGTTGGCTTATTGCCGGAACATAAATACCGTTATCCGCATGAATTTTCTGGCGGGCAACGTCAACGCATCGGCATTGCCCGAGCTTTGGCAGTAGAGCCGGAATTGATTATCTGTGACGAACCAACCAGTGCATTGGATGTTTCTGTTCGTGCACAAGTCTTGGCGCTATTGAAAGACCTGCAAAAGACTTATCAAATGTCTTATCTGTTTATTACCCATGACCTATCTATCGTACCCAGTATTGCACACCATGTGGCAGTCATGCAGGCAGGCAAAATCGTCGAGCAGGGCTTGGTTGAAGAGGTTATGCAAAACCCGCAGCATGACTACACACAAAGATTGTTAGCTTCTGCTCCAAAGCTAGTAAAAGAGTCATTAATATCAGGATGAAAATTTATGGATGAAATGATTAAATCAATTAAAGCAGCGCTGTATGATCGGGCTACAAGCCCCTTAGTAGGTAGTTTTGTTGTTGCATGGTTGCTTTGGAATTATGATTTTGTCTTAGCATTTTTTTCTAATGAAGAATTGTCATACAAATTAGATTATATACATACATTCATTTTTGGAAACTGGATTCAGTGCTTGCTTAACGGTTTTTTGATCCCATCATTTGCTGTTTATGTCTATCATTGGTGGCTTCATAAAATTTCTATTAGGGTTTTTAGGAAGGCAACAAAAAATAATCAAGAGCTTATTGAAGCAAAGAAAACTCTTGAAAAACAAGTCGTAATGTCACTAGAAGAATCAAATGAGATTCGGAAACAAATAGATGCAATTCAAAACCAAACCCACATTGATAATCATGAAAAAGAAGCAAAAATTAAGGAGTTAAATGCTGAATTAGAGGCTAGGTCATCCAAAGAAAAAGAACTAATAAAAAGATTAGATAACCTTAACTCTAAATTAGAGTCATCGGTTCACGGACAAAATGTTAGTAATAAAAAATCCGCAATCACAAAAAATAATATTGAGCCTGAGATCTCGAAGGATGTAGGTGAAGTGTTGGTTGCTATTGGGGACGGTAATGTAAGTGTGTCAGGAATTTTGGATTATCTGTCTCGTAAAAATATAAATTTACATCAGGCAAGGTGTCTAAACTACATAGAAAAATTGGAAGAACTTAATCTTGTTAAGAGAAACAAGTATGACCATTTTAGTTTGACTAGAGAAGGTAGAGACTTTTTAGTCGATAATAACTTAGATGGCCACAACTATTCAAGTTAGTCACTTTTAACGATTAAGCCTTTTCTCCAACTCAATAATATCCTGTGTAGTTTTTAAGATTGAATCTGGATTTAAGCTCATAGAGTCAGCACCCAATTCCACCAAAAACTCTGCCATTTCTGGATAGTCCGAAGGCGCTTGTCCGCAAATGCCTGAGTGTAGTCCATTGCGTTTTGCGCCTTCAATCGCCCACTTAATCATGGTTTTCACGCCTTGGTCGCGCTCATCATAGTCATAAGCGACCAGTTCGGAATCTCTATCAACGCCTAACACCAGTTGCGTTAAGTCGTTTGAACCGATGGAAATACCGTCAAATAGTGGGGCGAAGTGATCGATTTCAATCACGTTGTTTGGAATCTCACACATCATATACACTTTCAAACCGTTTTCAGTGCGGCTTAAGCCATATTTCTTCATCACTTCAAGCACTTGCTCGGCTTCTTTCACACGACGCACGAATGGAATCATGACAATGACGTTGTTCAAGCCCATACGTTCACGCACGGTTTTGATGGCTTGGCACTCCAAGGCAAAAGCCGGCTCGAAAGCCTCTGAAATATAGCGAGATGCGCCACGGAAACCAATCATCGGGTTTTCTTCTTTTGGCTCAAAAGCGCGCCCGCCCAGTAAGCTGGCGTATTCATTTGATTTAAAGTCGGATAGTCGAACCACGACCGGTTTCGGATAGAAAGCGGCGGCGATGGTACCAATACCTTCGGAAAGCTCATGCAGGAAGAAATCTCTACCGGAAGCATGTCCATCAATCAGTTCGATAATTTGCTGACGTTCATGGTCACTTTCGATTTTGTCCATGTTGAGTAGGGCAAGTGGGTGCACTTTGATGGACTCATTGATGATAAATTCCATACGCGCCAAACCAACGCCTTGGTTAGGTAGGAAGCTGGTTTTGAATGCCAAATCCGGGTTGGCGATGTTCAGCATCATTTCTGTTTTTGGTGTTGGTAAACCGGATAAATCTGTGTGCATGACATCAAAAGGCACGCTACCTTCATAGACATTACCCGTGTCGCCTTCGGCACAGGAAACGGTGATTTCCGGGTTGTTTATGAGCACTTCAGTCGCATCCTGACAACCAACGATTGCTGGAATACCTAGCTCACGGGCGATAATCGCAGCGTGACAGGTGCGCCCGCCACGGTTGGTGACGATTGCCGAGGCGATTTTCATCACAGGTTCCCAGTCTGGTGTGGTGATATCTGAAACCAGTATCTCACCCGCTTTGAACTCATGCATGAATGAAGCATCACGAATGACGTGTGCTTTACCCTGAGCGACTTTGCTACCAACGGCTCTACCGGTGACCAGTGTTTTGGTGTCTTCACTTTTGTTGACATGATAGGTTTCAAGCAAGTTGGCTTTGGTTTGCGAGGCAACGGTTTCAGGACGAGCTTGCACGATGTAGAGTTTGCCGTCTAATCCGTCTTTTGCCCACTCCATATCCATCGGTTTTTGGTAACCGGCTTTCTTGCTGTAATGCTTTTCGATCTTGATGGCGTATTCGGCAAGTTTGAGCACTTCATCATCTTGAATACAGAAGGATTTTTGTTCGATGGAAGAGGTCGGGATGTTTCTGACTGGAGATTTGGTGATGTCTGGAGAGTAAATCATCTTGATGCTTTTTGCACCGCGGTGACGACGCAAAATATGGCGATAACCTTGCTCATAAGTCGGTTTGTGTACATAGAACTCATCGGGATCAACCGCGCCTTGAACTACGTTTTCACCCAAGCCGAAAGCACCAGTGATGAAAACGGTATCGCGGAAACCACTTTCGGTATCCAGTGAGAACATGACGCCGGAAGCCGCCAAGTCGGAGCGTACCATTTTCTGTACCCCAATAGACAAGCCGACATCAAAGTGATCAAAGCCTTTTTCGACACGATAGTGGATAGCACGATCCGTAAACAAACTGGCGAAACAACGCTTACAGGCATCCAATAACGAGCCTTTACCGTGAATGTTTAGGTAGGTGTCCTGTTGTCCGGCAAAACTGGCGGTGACCAAATCTTCGGCCGTTGCAGAGCTACGTATCGCCAAACTGATGTTTTCATCGAATTGGTCTTTGAGAAGTTCGTAGGCTTCAATGATTTCCAACTCAAGAACTTTTGGTAGAGGGGCGTTGTAAACCAAGTCTCGAATATGATGCCCACGGTCGGCCAAGTCTCGAACATTGTTGATGTCCAGTGTATCAAGTAGGCGGTGCATTTCACCGAGCAGTTGGTTTTCATTGATGAGTAGGTGGTAGGCTTCGGAGGTAATGGCAAAGCCGTTGGGAACCAATACACCTTGCGGAACAAGTGCTTGGTACATCTCGCCGAGAGAGGCATTTTTACCACCAACCAGGGGAATGTCTTCAATTCCGATTTCGTCAAAAAACTTGATATAAGTAAAACGCGACATGGCTCCTCCGGAAATGACTGTAAAAGACTTCTTTAGTGTTGAACAGCATAACAGAATTGCCTAAATAAAATCACTATCGAAAGTGTGGAATTCAAACTTTATTCAGACAATTTAACCCCCAACCTGGCAGATTTTAGAAAGGGATTTGATTTGGTGCTTAATCGGATGATTGAGCTGCGTCATCGTTGAGTTTGCTGATGTCTTCGGAGTGCAGGCCTTCTAAAACAATTTGCAACAGGTGATTTGCCATGGCTTCAGCAGTTGGGAGCAGAGTAGGGTCTTCACTTGGGAACTGTCTACTGCGTGTCGCAGACTGGAATGCGCCAAGTTTAGCATTGTAAAAATCGATATTGTCGGATGGGTTTTCAAATGCGGTGGTAACCATCAATTGTTCCAGTCCAGCTTTGGCAACACCGTAAGCGCCATAATAAGCAGGGTGGCTTTCAGTATCTTGGTCAAGAATGGCAACTAATTGACTCGTTGTCTCGCCGTTTTTCATTAGAGGCAAACATTGCTGGATCAGATGAAAATTGGCGTTTAGATTGGTGTGCAGTACTTCGTACCACTGTTTGTAGTCGAAGAACTCAATAGGTGTAAAGGCCGGCAGGATAGCAGCATTCAGGAAAACACCATCAAGTTGACCATATTCGCTACGTAACGTTTCTTGCAACTGACCATAGTGGTCGATGTTTGCACCCAATAAGTCCATAGGAAACAACGCGGGTTCACAATCACCTTTAGTCGTCAGCTCGTCATAAACCAGATTCAAAGCTTCAAGGTCTTTATCAAATAAAATCAAGTTGTTATTGTTGCTTGCTAAACCCAAAGCGAGTGCGCGACCGAGTCCTTGTGCAGCGCCAGTGATTAAGTAAGTGCTCATGGTTTTGTTCCCTTGGTGTTTGTTTTGTGGCTATTTTAGCTGATTGATGAATTCGCTGATTTCAAAAGGCGTATCGAAGAAGAAATCCGCTGGCCAGTCACCGTCTGCTGCCGACTCCGGCAAGTAGCCGAACAGCGCGGCACCCGTTTTCATCCCTGCATTGATACCCGCTTCGATGTCACGAGGATGGTCACCGATGTAAATGCATTTTGCAGGCTCGATGCCACATTCTTCGGCGGCCTTGAACATCGGTTCTGCATTGGGTTTGCGAACGGGCAGGGTATCGCCCGATATGACAGTCAACGGCGTAGAAGGGAATGGTATTCCCGATAGGAGTTTTTCAGTTAACCAACCGGGTTTGTTGGTGACGATTCCCCATGGAATTTTCTTTTCATTGATAAGGGTTAAACCACGCTCAAGGCCGGGAAAAATACGGGTGTGGTGGTTAATGTTATCAAAATATACTTGTAGAAAGTATTGGCGCTTTTCTTCTAAAGCATCACCTTCCAAATCTGGAAATGCGAGCTTTGTCATGGCTAGACCGCCTTGAGAAACGGTTTTGCGAATATCTTGGTAGCGCAAATGCGGTGCATTGAAATGTTTACAGGTACGGTTCAGGGCGTAGGCAAAATCGTAGGAAGTGTCCAGTAGTGTGCCGTCCAAATCAAAAAGAATGCAGTCGATGCTCATAGTGACCTTATCAGTATAAATGTAGGAGTGTTTTTGTCAGTTTTTTTGGTACGCCAACAGGTAGTTGACGTCTAGTTTGTCTGACAGACCATATTGATTGAGTACAGGGTTAAAGTCGATTCCCGCACCATCAATCAACTGCAAACCTGCTTGACGAGCCATTGCGTCCAACTCAGAAGGTTTGATGAATTTGTCATAGGTATGCGTGCCTTTCGGTACCAGATTCAACAGGTTTTCCGCTGCAAAAATGCCGAGAAGATAGGCTTTGTAATTGCGGTTCAAAGTAGAGAAGAACACCCATCCGTTTGGTTTGACACAATCCGCAGCAGCCTGAATGATGGAAGCCGGGTCTGGAACGTGTTCCAACATTTCCATACAAGTCACGACGTCATAGTGTTCAGGATGGGCTTTTGCGTGTGCTTCTGCTGCAATGCACTGATAGTCAATACTCAACTCGGATTCCAAACTGTGCAGCTTGGCGACGGTAAGAACCTCTTCGGCCAAATCAATACCGGTTGTTTTGGCACCGGCTTGTGCCAAAGACTCGGATAGAATTCCGCCGCCGCAACCAATATCAAGTGCCGTTTTGCCCTGTAATGGGGTGTGAGACTCGATGAATTCAACACGAAAAGGGTTGATGGTGTGCAACGCCCCGAATTCACCTTCTTTATCCCACCAAGTATGGGCAAACTGGTTGAAGTTATTGAGTTCTGCTTGATCTGCGTTTGAATGGTCGGACATAGTTTTCAATATCATTAATCTTAGTTGCCTTGAATTATAAACAACTTCAACCGGGCTTGTGGCATGACTTTATCTTTCGTGAAAGGATTGTCAGTCACCAAAGCGTGTTGCTTGAAAGCTGTTAAGTAAATAATGCATGAGATAACAGAAAACGAGCGTGCCGATGATTGCCACCATGATGCTACTGACACGATAAAAAGAGGTGAATACCAAATCATTTTGTGGCGTCAGGTAAAGACCAAATAATACCGCTAGGGTTGTCATCGCGCTAAAACCTGCACCAGAGCTGACACCTTCCTTAACGTGCGTTTGGCAGAACAGAAACGTTCCTATCCAGAGCGATAGCACAACAAGAATCAGTTCGCTGGTCCAATCTTGTAGAAGAATTTGTATTACCAGCGCGTAGATGACACCCAAAGTGGCTCCTGTAGCGCGTTTTCTGGCGTAATCCATACTGCCATGCCAGTGCATGGGAAAGAGCAATAGAATGGTTGTGACTTGTGCAGAAAGTGAGTCGTATAAATCGAATACCTGAAACACCACGAAAGATAAGGTTGCCACACTGGCACCCATCAAGGCTTCGTGTCGCACACGGTGCGGTTGTTTTCCTGGCGGTGTTCGTTTTGGGAGCGGTTCGGCATCTGGAATGAGTGCGGTCACTGCGTAGGCAATCAACACTGAGAGAATGCCTGCCCCAAAATTGGTGAATATCATGTCATTAATGTCGGTATCGGCATAGCTGGCGAAATGCAGCATGATACTTAATGTCAAAACGCCATTGGCACCAAATAAAAACAAGCTGCCTCGTGACATGGCGATAAAACGATACAGAAAGAGTACAAATACCACAGGAATCATAATCCCCGGGTGTGTGCCAAATAGACCTCCAAGGATACCAAGCTCAATACCGCTGATTGCCGAAGACGCCAGTAGCTGCTTTGCGGCATGGGCGTTCATCTCTGGAACCAAGCCCAGCAATAGGATAGGGAAGATGGTGAAGAATACACCATAATCCCAGTTCATTAATTTGCAGATGGTGAAGCCGAGCGTTGCACCTAATCCGACGCGAATGCTTCGTCTTAAGCCGTTTTCATTTAGTGCAACATGGTTTAGTATCATCTGAAATCTCGGTTAATTTCTTAATAAATATAGTGCAACAGGCTGATGCCTTTGATTTGCAACTTGGCAAGGAAACGGTAGAGGCTATTTTTCGGTATCAATTGCACAGTAGCCAATGAACCGGTTGCCAGTAAAGGGAAGTCTTTGGTTTGCAGGGATAAATGCAGGCGCATTCTCTGTGCATCGCGAATCCAGCGGTCAGATTTTATAGGTGTGGCTAGACTACCATTGGCATCGAATTGGCCTGTGCTCACACCGGCATCTCGACTGGTTACTTGAGCCAAAAAGAGTTTGCCCGGATCGGCATCGAACGTTACCCAAGCCTGTGTTTGGCTGTTGACACCGCGGAGGCTTTTTTCACGAAAGTCTGCAATGATGTCGAGCTTGTCGGATACGATGGCAAGCACTGGCTGATCGTTAGCCGCGATACTGCCATCCATGAGTTGTAGGTTGGTGACTACGCCGTCTTCCTGAGCACACACTTTGGTGTAGCTGAGGTTGAGCTCTGCTTGTTGTTCTTGGTTGTGAGCTTGCAGTAATTTCAGATTGCTGCTGCCTGTATTGCCTCTTGCGGCAATCAATTTAGCCAATTGTGCTTTGGAAGCGGTTAGAGCTGCTTCTGTTGTCCGTACATCGGTAGCGGCTTGATCTCTTAATTGACGAGAAACGCCGTTGCTGGCATAGAGAGCACTCAGGCGTTTTGCATCACGTCGTTTTTGTTCAAGTTGTGCTTCGTTTGCATGAATTTCAGCCGAGGCAGCTCTAATGGAAGCGTCTAGCTCGGCATTATTTTGCATCGCTTCATCCAATGATAGTTTTGCTTTCTCCAAGGCTAGCTTGTATGGCGAGTCATCAAGGGTGAAGAGAATATCACCTTGTTTGACATGCTGGTTATTATGCACAAGCACATTGGTTACTCTGCCACTCACCTGAGGTGCCATTTTGACAACCGTTCTAGTTGCCATGGCTTGAGTGGTTAAAGGCATTTTCAAATCTGCAAGCATGAAGTAGGCGAGAATCGCGACAAAAAGTAGCATTGAAAATTTGATTAATCGTGCGAATTGTTGATCAGGCGTCATCTCTTTCTCTCTGTGACTGTTTTGTTTTTTTATGGTGCCAGGGGGGTCGAAGATAGCTTGTCGTGTATATTCGTAGCGATACGCTCGATCACGGAGTCAAATAAAGCCAATTCTTCTGGCGTGATGCCGGCAAGCAATTCGGTTCGAACTTGAACAATGCGGGCTTCCATTTGTCGAATGATGGCAATACCTTCTGGTGTTAGATTCACCAGTCTTACACGTTTGTCTTCAAGACAGGTGTGTCGCTGAATTAATCCCTGTTCCTCTAGTTGGCCAAGCGTGCGCATAAGTGAAGCAAGTTCGATTTCAAGTGCATCGGCCAGATGCTTTTGACTGATGTTTTCACCCATGCGCCAAAGTTTCCATATAGCAGTCCAGCGGGGGTGGGTAAGACCCAAAGGCAGTAGTTCTGCATCGACAATAGCACGCCATTGGCGATGTAAACGGCCAAGCTTTTCTACTAATGAGGTATGGGTTGATTGGGAGATGTATTTTTTCATAGCGTTCATTATTCTTTGATTAGTTATTTAGCGTGCTAAGTAATAAATAGTTTAGCATGCTAAGTAAATTTGTCAAATCAAGTCCGAAGATTTTCAAAAAGATGAAAGGGAAGAAGGTTCGTAAGAAAAGGGGTTGGAAATGCCCTGTGGGGAATTCAGAAAAAAGGATGAGATTACAAAATTAACCGAAACTTAACAAAACACACTCTAAACGCGATTTTTTGGTTATAATCTTTGGCTAATTTCAACTCAATATAAGTCGATTTTTTATATGTCAGATTTTGCAAGAGAAATCCTTCCCATCTCGCTTGAAGATGAAATGAAGCAATCCTATTTGAGTTATGCCATGAGCGTTATCATCGGCCGTGCGTTGCCCGATGTTCGAGATGGATTGAAACCCGTTCACAGACGCGTGCTTTACGCCATGAACGAATTGGGTAATGGTTGGAATAGGTCATATAAGAAATCGGCTCGTATCGTCGGGGATGTAATCGGTAAATACCACCCGCATGGTGATACTGCTGTTTACGACACGATTGTTCGTATGGCACAGCCTTTCTCGTTGCGCTACATGTTGGTAGATGGTCAAGGGAACTTCGGTTCGATTGATGGTGATGCACCGGCTGCGATGCGTTATACGGAAGTACGTATGGCGAAGATC
This portion of the Hydrogenovibrio marinus genome encodes:
- a CDS encoding ABC transporter ATP-binding protein — encoded protein: MSSNQPVLKVENLCVELEKNHRPLISNVSFEIKAGEIFALVGESGSGKSLTSLAIMRLLPEALQVSSGAISLNHQGLFSLPEYQMQKVRGRQVAMIFQEPMTSLNPVMKVGDQVAEVLRVHLGMNRKTAREKVVSLFDEVGIPNPEERYDWYPHQLSGGQKQRVMIAMALACEPDLLIADEPTTALDVTIQAQVLNLLKQIRDDRGLAILFITHDMGVVNEIADRVAVMKDGEIVEQAETGHFFTDPQHPYTQKLLSDAIPKRESFEDEALSTVQNLLQVNDLKVYFPIKKGIFQRTVGHVKAVDGVNLTIPKGQTLALVGESGSGKSTIGQAILKLVDATAGQVNFTNDQAAQAINLVDLSEKAMKPFRKKVQVIFQDPFSALNPRMTINEIIREGMNSLQVGPKSRVEQDKRIESLLEQVGLLPEHKYRYPHEFSGGQRQRIGIARALAVEPELIICDEPTSALDVSVRAQVLALLKDLQKTYQMSYLFITHDLSIVPSIAHHVAVMQAGKIVEQGLVEEVMQNPQHDYTQRLLASAPKLVKESLISG
- the ppsA gene encoding phosphoenolpyruvate synthase, which gives rise to MSRFTYIKFFDEIGIEDIPLVGGKNASLGEMYQALVPQGVLVPNGFAITSEAYHLLINENQLLGEMHRLLDTLDINNVRDLADRGHHIRDLVYNAPLPKVLELEIIEAYELLKDQFDENISLAIRSSATAEDLVTASFAGQQDTYLNIHGKGSLLDACKRCFASLFTDRAIHYRVEKGFDHFDVGLSIGVQKMVRSDLAASGVMFSLDTESGFRDTVFITGAFGLGENVVQGAVDPDEFYVHKPTYEQGYRHILRRHRGAKSIKMIYSPDITKSPVRNIPTSSIEQKSFCIQDDEVLKLAEYAIKIEKHYSKKAGYQKPMDMEWAKDGLDGKLYIVQARPETVASQTKANLLETYHVNKSEDTKTLVTGRAVGSKVAQGKAHVIRDASFMHEFKAGEILVSDITTPDWEPVMKIASAIVTNRGGRTCHAAIIARELGIPAIVGCQDATEVLINNPEITVSCAEGDTGNVYEGSVPFDVMHTDLSGLPTPKTEMMLNIANPDLAFKTSFLPNQGVGLARMEFIINESIKVHPLALLNMDKIESDHERQQIIELIDGHASGRDFFLHELSEGIGTIAAAFYPKPVVVRLSDFKSNEYASLLGGRAFEPKEENPMIGFRGASRYISEAFEPAFALECQAIKTVRERMGLNNVIVMIPFVRRVKEAEQVLEVMKKYGLSRTENGLKVYMMCEIPNNVIEIDHFAPLFDGISIGSNDLTQLVLGVDRDSELVAYDYDERDQGVKTMIKWAIEGAKRNGLHSGICGQAPSDYPEMAEFLVELGADSMSLNPDSILKTTQDIIELEKRLNR
- a CDS encoding SDR family NAD(P)-dependent oxidoreductase — translated: MSTYLITGAAQGLGRALALGLASNNNNLILFDKDLEALNLVYDELTTKGDCEPALFPMDLLGANIDHYGQLQETLRSEYGQLDGVFLNAAILPAFTPIEFFDYKQWYEVLHTNLNANFHLIQQCLPLMKNGETTSQLVAILDQDTESHPAYYGAYGVAKAGLEQLMVTTAFENPSDNIDFYNAKLGAFQSATRSRQFPSEDPTLLPTAEAMANHLLQIVLEGLHSEDISKLNDDAAQSSD
- a CDS encoding HAD family hydrolase, which translates into the protein MSIDCILFDLDGTLLDTSYDFAYALNRTCKHFNAPHLRYQDIRKTVSQGGLAMTKLAFPDLEGDALEEKRQYFLQVYFDNINHHTRIFPGLERGLTLINEKKIPWGIVTNKPGWLTEKLLSGIPFPSTPLTVISGDTLPVRKPNAEPMFKAAEECGIEPAKCIYIGDHPRDIEAGINAGMKTGAALFGYLPESAADGDWPADFFFDTPFEISEFINQLK
- the ubiG gene encoding bifunctional 2-polyprenyl-6-hydroxyphenol methylase/3-demethylubiquinol 3-O-methyltransferase UbiG yields the protein MILKTMSDHSNADQAELNNFNQFAHTWWDKEGEFGALHTINPFRVEFIESHTPLQGKTALDIGCGGGILSESLAQAGAKTTGIDLAEEVLTVAKLHSLESELSIDYQCIAAEAHAKAHPEHYDVVTCMEMLEHVPDPASIIQAAADCVKPNGWVFFSTLNRNYKAYLLGIFAAENLLNLVPKGTHTYDKFIKPSELDAMARQAGLQLIDGAGIDFNPVLNQYGLSDKLDVNYLLAYQKN
- a CDS encoding DUF2955 domain-containing protein translates to MILNHVALNENGLRRSIRVGLGATLGFTICKLMNWDYGVFFTIFPILLLGLVPEMNAHAAKQLLASSAISGIELGILGGLFGTHPGIMIPVVFVLFLYRFIAMSRGSLFLFGANGVLTLSIMLHFASYADTDINDMIFTNFGAGILSVLIAYAVTALIPDAEPLPKRTPPGKQPHRVRHEALMGASVATLSFVVFQVFDLYDSLSAQVTTILLLFPMHWHGSMDYARKRATGATLGVIYALVIQILLQDWTSELILVVLSLWIGTFLFCQTHVKEGVSSGAGFSAMTTLAVLFGLYLTPQNDLVFTSFYRVSSIMVAIIGTLVFCYLMHYLLNSFQATRFGD
- a CDS encoding HlyD family secretion protein, with protein sequence MTPDQQFARLIKFSMLLFVAILAYFMLADLKMPLTTQAMATRTVVKMAPQVSGRVTNVLVHNNQHVKQGDILFTLDDSPYKLALEKAKLSLDEAMQNNAELDASIRAASAEIHANEAQLEQKRRDAKRLSALYASNGVSRQLRDQAATDVRTTEAALTASKAQLAKLIAARGNTGSSNLKLLQAHNQEQQAELNLSYTKVCAQEDGVVTNLQLMDGSIAANDQPVLAIVSDKLDIIADFREKSLRGVNSQTQAWVTFDADPGKLFLAQVTSRDAGVSTGQFDANGSLATPIKSDRWIRDAQRMRLHLSLQTKDFPLLATGSLATVQLIPKNSLYRFLAKLQIKGISLLHYIY
- the slyA gene encoding transcriptional regulator SlyA, whose product is MKKYISQSTHTSLVEKLGRLHRQWRAIVDAELLPLGLTHPRWTAIWKLWRMGENISQKHLADALEIELASLMRTLGQLEEQGLIQRHTCLEDKRVRLVNLTPEGIAIIRQMEARIVQVRTELLAGITPEELALFDSVIERIATNIHDKLSSTPLAP